The proteins below are encoded in one region of Alistipes indistinctus YIT 12060:
- the rpsG gene encoding 30S ribosomal protein S7 translates to MRKAKPKKRILLPDPKFGDVLVTRFVNNLMLDGKKSIAYNIFYDAVEIVGEKMKDADKAPLDIWKKALENITPQVEVKSRRVGGATFQVPTEVRPERKVSLAMRNLILYSRKRAGHSMAEKLAAEIQAAYNEEGAAFKRKEEMHRMAEANKAFAHFRF, encoded by the coding sequence ATGAGAAAAGCGAAGCCTAAAAAGCGAATTCTACTTCCAGATCCCAAGTTCGGAGACGTGCTTGTGACGAGGTTCGTCAACAACCTTATGCTGGATGGTAAGAAGAGTATTGCCTACAACATTTTCTACGATGCCGTAGAGATCGTGGGCGAGAAGATGAAGGATGCAGACAAGGCTCCCCTCGATATCTGGAAAAAGGCCCTGGAGAATATCACTCCCCAGGTCGAAGTGAAGTCCCGCCGTGTCGGCGGCGCTACGTTCCAGGTGCCGACGGAGGTGAGACCCGAGCGCAAAGTTTCTTTGGCAATGAGAAACCTTATCCTTTACTCTCGCAAGCGCGCGGGCCACTCCATGGCTGAAAAACTGGCCGCCGAGATCCAGGCGGCTTACAACGAAGAAGGTGCCGCCTTCAAACGCAAGGAGGAGATGCACCGCATGGCAGAGGCCAACAAGGCATTTGCACACTTTAGATTTTAA
- a CDS encoding alpha/beta hydrolase — protein MKKQFFLNLSLALLLCTGTTFAQRVDTVAVLSPSMHKTVKSVVVLPASYDQSPEKRYPVVYLLHGHGGNYAAYVNQTRPQLPQDASNMEFIAVCPDGGRDSWYWDSPADPKNRYETFVASELVKYIDKHYRTKADRTGRAITGFSMGGHGALWLAFRHPETFGACGSMSGGVDIRPFPDQWGMKRWLGEYADHPKVWDDYTVATQLYRLRPEPHVLGGRSNDWLGKSEVRRPAIIIDCGTDDFFYGVNLALHEAMLHNNIAHTFIVRPGSHNHDYWRNALEYQLLFFHNYFDREAQPQ, from the coding sequence ATGAAAAAACAGTTTTTCCTAAACCTGTCGCTCGCGCTGCTGCTTTGCACGGGCACAACCTTCGCCCAGCGGGTAGATACGGTAGCCGTACTGAGCCCGTCGATGCACAAAACCGTCAAAAGCGTCGTGGTACTGCCCGCCAGCTACGACCAATCGCCGGAGAAGCGGTATCCGGTCGTTTATCTGCTGCACGGGCACGGCGGCAACTACGCCGCCTACGTAAACCAGACACGGCCCCAACTCCCGCAGGACGCCTCGAATATGGAATTCATCGCGGTCTGCCCCGACGGCGGCAGGGACAGCTGGTACTGGGACAGCCCCGCCGACCCGAAAAACCGCTACGAAACATTCGTCGCTTCCGAATTGGTCAAATACATCGACAAGCATTACCGGACGAAAGCCGACCGCACCGGGCGTGCGATCACCGGTTTCAGCATGGGGGGCCACGGCGCGCTGTGGCTCGCGTTCCGCCACCCGGAGACCTTCGGGGCCTGCGGCTCGATGAGCGGCGGCGTGGACATCCGCCCCTTTCCCGACCAGTGGGGCATGAAACGCTGGCTCGGCGAATACGCCGACCATCCGAAAGTGTGGGACGACTACACGGTCGCAACACAACTCTACCGCCTGCGTCCCGAACCGCACGTACTGGGAGGCCGCAGCAACGACTGGCTCGGGAAATCGGAGGTGCGCCGTCCGGCGATCATCATCGACTGCGGTACGGACGACTTTTTCTACGGGGTCAACCTGGCGCTGCACGAAGCGATGCTGCACAACAACATCGCGCACACGTTCATCGTGCGCCCCGGGTCGCACAACCACGACTACTGGCGCAACGCACTGGAATACCAGCTGCTCTTCTTCCACAACTATTTCGACCGGGAAGCGCAGCCGCAATAG
- a CDS encoding DUF5652 family protein, with the protein MNNAMDAWMQTIPWWVWPLAVWDAAWKMAGCWKAARNGHLAWFIGLALLNTVGILPVIYILTHRSEPASKPGDRHDDASGPAPEN; encoded by the coding sequence ATGAATAACGCAATGGATGCATGGATGCAAACGATTCCCTGGTGGGTCTGGCCCTTGGCCGTCTGGGACGCCGCATGGAAAATGGCCGGCTGCTGGAAAGCGGCCCGTAACGGCCACCTGGCCTGGTTCATCGGATTGGCCCTGCTCAACACCGTGGGCATCCTGCCGGTTATCTACATCCTGACGCACCGCAGCGAGCCGGCCAGCAAGCCCGGCGACCGGCACGACGATGCCTCCGGTCCGGCTCCGGAAAACTAA
- the rpsL gene encoding 30S ribosomal protein S12: MPTIQQLVRKGRLTPSFTSKAPALDACPQRRGVCVRVYTTTPKKPNSAMRKVARVRLTNGKEVNAYIPGEGHNLQEHSIVLVRGGRVKDLPGVRYHLVRGALDSAGVDGRRQRRSKYGAKRPKEGAAAAKKK; the protein is encoded by the coding sequence ATGCCAACGATTCAACAGTTAGTACGGAAAGGAAGATTGACGCCCAGCTTTACCAGTAAGGCTCCGGCGTTGGATGCGTGTCCGCAGCGTCGTGGCGTTTGTGTGCGTGTGTACACGACGACCCCGAAGAAGCCGAACTCGGCGATGCGGAAGGTGGCCAGGGTTCGCCTGACCAACGGCAAGGAAGTGAACGCCTACATTCCGGGCGAAGGTCACAACCTGCAGGAGCACTCGATCGTGCTGGTGCGCGGCGGCCGTGTGAAGGACCTCCCCGGCGTGCGTTACCACCTGGTGCGCGGCGCCCTGGACTCGGCCGGTGTGGACGGACGCCGTCAGCGCCGCTCGAAATACGGTGCCAAACGGCCCAAAGAGGGTGCGGCAGCCGCAAAGAAGAAGTAA